The following DNA comes from Rosa rugosa chromosome 5, drRosRugo1.1, whole genome shotgun sequence.
CCTGAGCAAACCGAAAGAAAAAGTGATCTGGAACCAATGATCAGGAATATGCAACACAAAAGGGAGAGTCTGAAATGCACAAATTTCATTGAGGGTTCATAATGATATCCGAAAACAGTAAGATCGAACAGATTGTATATATTAACAGAAGTGAAACAGAGATATTACCAATGGCTGATTACTCCTCAAATCAAATTTTCATTCAAACTGAACATGATTCCACTCACTCTTGGCTGTTTGAAACAAAAGAAGgaaacattaaaaaaataataataataaagagcATCAAATACGtctgaataaaaacaaatgaacaGAATATTTAAGAAAAGAATATTTGAAACCTAGAAATGACAATGGGTACAAATATGGAAAACTAAATATGTAAGCAAGGTTGCTAGCTAGGTGCAGTGCTATACATGCTATTTGAATCACAATCTTATAAAATACATGAACCGCCTAATAGAtggagaataaaaaaaaaaatagcaaaaaaTAAGAATAAGAATAAGAAAACCAGAAGTTGTATTGCCAGTACAATATGATCATTGCTGAACTGTTATCTACTTGTCTGTTTTCATTGAAATCAGATTCCGCATTTGGATGAACATTAAGAGTCATTCCCTTAAAATATGTTGGCTGAAAATGGCTTGGATAACCTTGTTTACAACTACCACGCTTCATACGTGGGACATTTCGCTTATGTACTCCACATGGACCATGTATCATGTGCCTCAATACTGCATTGTACAACTCCGGCTCTTTATCTTGACTTGGTATTTCAGCTCGAACAATTTTGTCATAATCATCCGGGTTATTCAACTTATCATCGTCATTTAACATGAGAAGCATATGAACATGTGGGAAACCACGTTTTTGAAATTCGATGACATAAACATGTGCAACAACAGTACCCAAAACCCCTTTTTTGATAACATCTTCCTTCAGCTCTTCTAATTTGGCGCGAAAAATCCGAGTACATAAATCTGGGCGATCTTGTGCCACTTGACCCGGTAATAACTCTGCCTTTATTTCTTCCCAATTCGGGTTGCATGTCATTGTGAGAAAAATATCTGGCTTCCCGTATTTTTGAACCAAAGCCATTGCATCTTGGTATCTTTGGTGCATATCACGTGGACTACCAATAAATGAGGAGGGCAAAATAGTTCTGCGACCAATATTACCTGTTTTGGTATTGTAAAGTGGGGTTAAATACTTGTTTTTTAAGTATAATAAAATTAACATTTATGTTTACAgttatataataataataataataataataataataaagttCATACCCGCATTGTTTTCACCGACATTAAGTGAGTCTTGGAGTCCATTATAAAGTTCACGTCGCAGGGTATCTTGATTACCACAAATCCATCGTAGCTTTTGTGTTTCAATTTTCACATAATTATCGACGACATATTGTTGTAACAGGCGGCCTCCTCGGAGTAAAATTGATTCCTCATGTGGACGAATCTGAAATGATAAATTTACCAATTAGCACGATGTTAAAAAATaatgtattatatatatttattcaCAATAGTTTATTAACCTGCAAAATATACGCGTAATAGTCACGACACGTCAATTTTTTACCATTATTATTCCGACTATTCACATCCCATCCATATGTGCCATAAGGTAAAAGCAATGGATACTGTAAAGGATCATAGTAGCCCGCACAATCTTGGACATTTAAAAGTTGACCCTGCCTTGTCTGTACCACAATATCACGACCTCTAAGATTTTCTACATCATCTGCACCCACTATTACTGCAGCAACTTGAGACTCTGAAGGCAAACTATACTGACGTTGGTTTGCAGGTTGCTCTCTAATGATGAGTCTGCAAGTTTCCAAATCTTGGCATTGTGCTAGGTGATGAAGTGTCCGCACAAATGGATTGTGTCGATTCAAGATTTCTTGTATAGTTTCAACCACATCTCTATGCAATGTTTCATTCTCTAACATACGATTTTGTACTTCATGGTCTGTGTCATATATATACAATTGTAGAAATCTTGGTCTATTATCCCCATTTGGTAAAAGAGTTCCTATCTTATGATATATGGATCATTGAGCACGAAAAGTGAATGTGCCACCACCGGTCGCTAGATTTTGATCGACATGAACACCCATTAACGTGAATGAAAATACATGGTTATAGGCACGGATATTCTGCCTAAAATGGGCTCCTTGTGGAGTTTCAGCAGAAAATAACTCTGCCATTTCTGGAGGAGATTGAACTGGAGGAATTACAGTTTtcccattcagacaacacatatcttTGCTCTCGTGATAGAACAGGCGCGCATGACAATGTGGACATATTGTTGGTGCCGGTAAATGATATTTTGTGACTCCAATATTCTCATGAAAATTCCGAGCAGAATTATGAGGTCTGCGACCTCTAGTTCTGAGACGTACTGGCACAACACCGCTGTTATAGGGCATGTTATTTTGAGGAATGACATATTCTGAGATTTCtgttaaaaataataaaaaatcaaTGTTAGTAATTGTGCTAGTTactaaaacaatatatatacGAACATATTGATGTTCTGAATTTGTTACCTTCACTAAGTACAACATGATCCTCATTGTTCGTAGCATTTTGGTTAACTCCATTAACAGGCACCTGCGACCTATTTGACCATGCTAGTTGCCTTATATGGCTCAAGAGCATTCTGCGATTTTCAGAGGTTCCtgttatgaaaaaaaaaaaaaaaaatcaggtaCTGTGCTTATTATTGAAACAATAGTGAAGAATACATTGATGTTTGCCATTTGTACCTTCATTGACTGCTATATGATCACCATTGTTCATATCGTCTTGATTCGCTCCATTATCAGGCACTTGTGACCTATTCGACCGTGCTATTTGTCTTATATGGCTTAAGCGGATTCTAGTTGGAACTTGGATATTATGCTCATGATTTGATGTTAGCCCGCGATGATAATGATAATTAGCTCGTCGTCGTGCTAAATACTCATCACGTTGTTCTGAACTCATTGAAGCCCGCCAAGTGCTTTGATTTGTTCGCCATCGTGCTCTTTGACTCTCTCTTTCAGAATGTGTTGTACTTTGGTGATAAGCCCAATCTTGTTGTTCAACACCTATGATTTTCATGTATTAAATTATTTAAACATTGAAGAAACAGGCTCCATAAAAATTCTATGAGAAATATTTAGTACTTAAAGTAATGGATGCGGAATTCTCAAATTTCCCTTCCGTTTCAATATGGCATTGATGCAGCCCCCTTTAACTCAATTGGAGTCCATTTTTTGCTCATCTAATTTTCTTTTAAGTCGTTACGGAAGAATTCTTTGGGGAAGTTTGGTGACAAATTCTCAATGTTCtgaaattcttccttaaaaaataaaactatattaCTATCAAAACTCTTAATTCTACATATGCAAAAGAATATTTTTGTTGATcaaattagaaagaaaaattgcTGAACTGTTATCTACTTGTCATATCATAATTGCTACGAACCATACAAGACAGATTGTTCACTCATAATTGCTGAACTGTTATCTACTTGTCAGGTAAACTAGCGAGTGTGGTAATCAAGATGATAATATTGTTCACGCACATCGTCGCAATGATCATATTACCTGCGAGCGAtccgttttttcttttttctttttattttctctgcGGCACAATTCTGTAGTTCCGTATTTATatcttctttcatctttctggTCTTTTACAGTAATAACCCTCTTcatatcttttatttttctgaacTTTATATCTGTAGTGGGCAATTTAGGAATTTTAAAAAAttggtgaagcctttgacaccaaaaaaACGCCTCCaattatagtagtagagataactaataaattgaaattttttttttttaaaaaaaaaagatttttccaAAATATCTTCAATATATCCTCAATATTTTTGATATCTTCCTTTTTTTAAAGTTTGAATTCTGATAAATTTGTATAAATTGATATTTTAATCCTTACCGGATAATGTCAACATTAATTCAAGTAACATTGTTACAACTTGAAACCATATTATTTTAGTCTCAGGTTCAAATTGACAGAAAGCTTGCTTGAGTGATTAAAACTCATATGGAGACATTCTCTATACCAGAGACATCTCGCATGCAAGGGGCATGTGCATCAATTCAAGTACCGTAGACGAAGCTAGACTAcacagccttttttttttttatcaaaatattACACAGCTTTTGTTAACTTTTTAAAAcagatttatatattttttttatgacaacagatttatatttttgatttaaagattttcaaaaaaaattaaaagaaacttCATTCTttgaattaaaaaataataaataaataaaagtaacTTCACTCGAATAACCACCAGTAATTCCAATCCCATCCCAATTTCTCAGTCGTGAATTGCTTGCTGCCTTTGAAGGCGAGGCTGTTCTCTACAACTCTCGCTGAAAGAGCCCAAGCACTTGTCTGAAAATGTAAGCTTTCCTCTCCATTCTCTTTTTGGGTCTGTCAGAACCCACTTTTGCTCTTCTTTTGCCACTGATTTCGAGGATTTGGTAGAAATTCCTTGTAAATCTGTTTGTCTTAGGTTAGATGAAGGCACTGGGTTACTTCAGTTCCATGGTTCAAATGAAACCCATTTGCGCCTTCAATTGTTTGTTTGGGGCACCATCCAAGATGAAGCAATATTCCACTGTTTTTTCCATGTGCAAGCAGATGATGAGTAATGCTTTGGAAGACACGGTAGAAAAACGTTGTGAATCTGGTGGTGTTGGATTAGATGAAGCCGTAGATTACTTCAATTCCATGGTTAAAATGAAACCCATTCCCTCCGCTAAGGCTTTTAATGGTTTGTTAGGGGGCAGTGTACAAGTTGAAGCAGTATTCCACTGTGGTTTCTATGTATAAACAGTTGATGGGTATTGCTCACTTCCAACCTGATGATAGTACGATGAATGTTGTCATTAATTGCTTGTGTCGTCTGAATCGAGCGGATTTGGCTCTCTCTGCTTTAGTAATTGCTCTTAAACATGGTTTTCAGCCTGAGGCTTATTCTCTAAATCTTTTGGTTCGTGGGCTTTGCAAGAACAGCTCTCTGGCTGCAGCAGTGGACCTGTTCTGGAAAATGGAACACCACGAATGGGATAAATTCACTTATGGTATTATAATTAATGAGTTATGCAAAGCTGGGAAGGGTACTGATGGGATGGAGATACTTGAGCACATGTATGGAAATGGAAGGTTTAAGCCCGGCCTAGATTGTTACAATCCAATCATTGACAGCCTTTGTAA
Coding sequences within:
- the LOC133711415 gene encoding uncharacterized protein LOC133711415; protein product: MLENETLHRDVVETIQEILNRHNPFVRTLHHLAQCQDLETCRLIIREQPANQRQYSLPSESQVAAVIVGADDVENLRGRDIVVQTRQGQLLNVQDCAGYYDPLQYPLLLPYGTYGWDVNSRNNNGKKLTCRDYYAYILQIRPHEESILLRGGRLLQQYVVDNYVKIETQKLRWICGNQDTLRRELYNGLQDSLNVGENNAGNIGRRTILPSSFIGSPRDMHQRYQDAMALVQKYGKPDIFLTMTCNPNWEEIKAELLPGQVAQDRPDLCTRIFRAKLEELKEDVIKKGVLGTVVAHVYVIEFQKRGFPHVHMLLMLNDDDKLNNPDDYDKIVRAEIPSQDKEPELYNAVLRHMIHGPCGVHKRNVPRMKRGSCKQGYPSHFQPTYFKGMTLNVHPNAESDFNENRQVDNSSAMIILRI